The Coffea arabica cultivar ET-39 chromosome 4e, Coffea Arabica ET-39 HiFi, whole genome shotgun sequence genome includes a window with the following:
- the LOC113742546 gene encoding receptor-like serine/threonine-protein kinase ALE2, producing the protein MGMLLAFMSLSYFIILSPLPVQGSAAPLPQPTLTFPTIGQKRHGGLSAAPQSKAFSYPAHVYYPPRTVLNQHKHFNATSHRHHFKKPTNGYVSSPTASFHRNHWKRNRFSKFPREPYDQLSPLASSPKDTWHAVSPSQPPLPSAEGKGAPALVPSPAIPASQLRMPRPRPIISPSSSSTRKTIKAPSPSPILTLPPPPPNHDCSSLTCTEPLTYAPAGSPCGCVWPVEVSLRLSVTLYTFFPLVSELAKEISAGLSLNRSQVRIMGANAVNQQLEKTIVLINLVPEDEQFDATTAFSIYRKFWQREIFVQTSLFGKYEVLYVHYPGLPPSPPSLTSASATINDQPNHGIDNDGMAIKPLGVDVPRRRKNRISRNVVIVIVLSCTTTVVVCMGLIWLLLLKCGYCTYETDNDPNLLITTHVNPAGVDGSLMLESKPTSDSMSFSSSVLQYTGTAKIFSMTDIGRATENFHASRVIGEGGFGIVYSGILDDGRKVAVKVLKRDDRQGSREFLAEVEMLSRLHHRNLVKLIGICTEAHSRCLVYELVPNGSVESHLHGLENEASPLDWCARMKIALGAARGLAYLHEDSSPRVIHRDFKSSNILLEHDFTAKVSDFGLARTALDERSKHISTHVMGTFGYLAPEYAMTGHLLVKSDVYSYGVVLLELLTGRKPVDLSQPPGQENLVAWARPLLTTNEGLETIIDPTLKPNASYDSVAKFAAIASMCVQPEVSHRPFMGEVVQALKLVCDEFDETRGLMSRSCSQDDFSIDIDSKHSRISGDIGEASIAEYAVEGVDSTFEDKIALSTNLVPAGFERQESGSFRRQFNSAPLKMVRKRRFWERLRGLSSGSMSEHGF; encoded by the exons ATGGGGATGCTTTTGGCTTTCATGTCGCTCAGTTATTTCATAATTCTCAGCCCATTGCCAGTTCAAGGATCTGCAG CACCACTTCCCCAGCCAACATTAACTTTTCCAACCATTGGCCAAAAGAGGCATGGAGGTCTTTCTGCAGCACCTCAATCTAAAGCCTTCAGCTATCCAGCACATGTTTATTACCCTCCAAGAACTG TGCTCAATCAACACAAACACTTCAATGCAACTTCACACAGACACCATTTTAAGAAACCAACGAATGGTTATGTTTCTTCACCGACAGCCTCATTTCATAGAAACCACTGGAAGAGAAACAGGTTCAGCAAATTTCCTCGTGAACCATATGATCAGCTTTCTCCACTGGCATCTAGTCCGAAAG ATACATGGCATGCAGTCTCCCCGTCTCAGCCTCCTCTTCCGTCAGCAGAGGGCAAGGGTGCACCAGCACTTGTGCCATCACCAGCAATACCAGCGAGTCAACTTAGAA TGCCAAGACCTAGACCTATAATCTCTCCCTCAAGTTCTTCAACAAGAAAGACCATAAAGGCTCCATCACCATCTCCAATTTTGACACTCCCTCCTCCACCTCCTAATCACG ACTGTTCGTCACTGACATGCACTGAGCCATTGACGTATGCACCTGCTGGATCACCTTGTGGCTGTGTTTGGCCTGTTGAAGTTAGCCTCCGTCTCAGTGTTACGCTATATACATTTTTCCCCTTGGTTTCCGAGCTTGCTAAGGAAATTTCTGCCGGTCTTTCTTTGAATCGAAGCCAAGTGCGGATCATGGGAGCAAATGCAGTGAACCAGCAATTAGAGAAAACGATTGTCCTCATCAATTTGGTACCTGAAGATGAGCAATTTGATGCCACTACTGCATTTTCAATCTATAGAAAGTTCTGGCAGAGAGAGATTTTTGTGCAGACTTCGCTCTTTGGCAAGTACGAGGTGTTATACGTCCACTACCCAG GTCTACCTCCCTCTCCACCTTCATTGACCTCAGCAAGTGCTACTATCaatgaccaaccaaatcatgggATAGATAATGATGGGATGGCAATCAAGCCTCTTGGAGTGGATGTGCCGAGGAGAAGAAAGAACAGGATTAGTAGAAATGTGGTCATTGTAATTGTTCTATCTTGTACCACAACTGTTGTTGTGTGCATGGGACTTATCTGGCTTTTGTTGTTAAAATGTGGCTACTGCACATATGAAACTGACAACGATCCAAATCTTCTAATAACAACTCACGTAAATCCAGCAG GTGTAGACGGGTCCTTGATGCTTGAAAGCAAGCCCACCTCAGATTCAATGTCATTCAGTTCTAGTGTCTTGCAATATACTGGAACTGCCAAGATATTCAGTATGACTGACATAGGGAGAGCCACCGAAAACTTTCACGCTTCAAGAGTAATTGGTGAAGGTGGTTTTGGAATTGTATACAGTGGCATTCTTGATGATGGAAGGAAGGTAGCAGTGAAGGTTTTAAAGAGGGATGATCGGCAAGGAAGCCGTGAGTTTTTGGCAGAAGTTGAAATGCTCAGCCGGCTGCACCATCGAaacttggtcaaattgataggTATCTGCACGGAGGCCCATTCTCGATGCCTGGTCTATGAATTGGTCCCAAATGGAAGTGTGGAGTCGCATTTACATG GACTTGAAAACGAGGCAAGTCCTCTTGATTGGTGTGCTCGAATGAAGATTGCTCTTGGAGCAGCACGTGGTCTGGCCTATCTGCACGAGGACTCGAGTCCACGTGTAATACATAGAGACTTCAAATCAAGCAACATTCTCTTAGAACACGATTTTACAGCAAAAGTTTCGGACTTTGGCTTGGCTAGAACAGCATTGGATGAGAGAAGCAAACATATTTCAACTCATGTCATGGGAACTTTTGG TTATCTTGCTCCTGAGTATGCAATGACTGGTCATCTCCTAGTGAAGAGTGACGTCTACAGCTATGGTGTAGTGCTCCTTGAGCTCTTAACTGGGCGAAAGCCTGTGGATTTATCACAACCCCCAGGCCAAGAAAATCTTGTTGCTTGGGCTCGTCCGCTTCTCACAACCAACGAAGGTTTGGAAACAATTATAGACCCTACTCTAAAGCCAAACGCTTCATATGATAGTGTTGCCAAATTTGCTGCAATTGCATCCATGTGTGTGCAACCTGAAGTATCTCATCGTCCATTTATGGGAGAAGTTGTTCAAGCATTGAAGCTTGTCTGTGATGAGTTTGATGAAACAAGAGGATTAATGTCAAGAAGTTGCAGCCAGGATGACTTTTCTATTGACATAGATAGTAAGCATAGCAGAATTTCAGGTGATATAGGCGAAGCTTCTATTGCCGAGTATGCAGTGGAAGGCGTGGACTCGACTTTTGAAGACAAGATAGCGTTGTCAACTAATCTTGTACCTGCTGGCTTTGAAAGACAAGAATCTGGATCTTTTAGGAGACAATTTAATTCTGCTCCCCTAAAAATGGTAAGAAAAAGGCGTTTCTGGGAACGCTTGAGGGGGCTGTCCAGTGGCAGCATGAGTGAGCATGGATTTTAA